In Limnobaculum parvum, one DNA window encodes the following:
- a CDS encoding NCS2 family permease, whose product MSNVNDRDTSSSDQKGSLDRYFKISARNSSVRQEVLAGLTTFLAMVYSIVVVPSLLGQAGFPVETVFVATCLVAGLGSLVMGLWANLPMAVGCAISLTAFTAFSLVLGQGLSIPVVLGAVFLMGVLFTLISATGIRAWILRNIPIGIAHGTGIGIGLFLLMIATSGIGAVVKNPGAGLPVQFGDFSSFPVMIAFIGLAVIIGLERLKVPGGILLVIVAISVLGLIFDPAVTYKGMSSMPSLVAKDGTSLIFSLDIMGALQLTVLPSILALVMTAVFDATGTIRAVAGQANLLDKEGQIINGGRALTTDSVSSMLSGLVGASPAAVYIESAAGTAAGGRTGLTALVVGVLFLLLLFFSPLAGLVPGYATAPALMYVGLLMLSNVARLDFDDFVDAMAGLICAVFIVLTTNIVTGIMLGFASLVIGRICSGEWRKLNISIVLIAAALVTFYVGGWAI is encoded by the coding sequence ATGTCGAATGTTAACGATCGGGACACGAGTTCTTCCGATCAGAAAGGTTCTCTTGACCGTTATTTTAAGATTTCTGCTCGGAACAGTAGTGTCCGTCAGGAAGTTTTGGCTGGCTTGACAACTTTTCTGGCGATGGTTTATTCCATCGTTGTGGTTCCGAGTCTGTTAGGGCAAGCGGGTTTTCCGGTTGAAACCGTATTTGTTGCTACTTGTCTGGTTGCGGGGTTGGGTTCTTTAGTCATGGGCCTGTGGGCGAACTTACCTATGGCGGTAGGTTGTGCTATTTCTCTGACCGCATTTACCGCGTTTAGCTTGGTGTTAGGGCAGGGGCTTTCTATTCCTGTCGTGCTGGGGGCAGTGTTCCTGATGGGGGTACTGTTTACGCTGATCTCTGCTACCGGTATTCGTGCATGGATTCTGCGTAATATTCCTATTGGTATCGCTCATGGTACCGGTATTGGTATCGGACTTTTCCTACTGATGATTGCGACCAGCGGTATTGGTGCAGTAGTGAAAAACCCGGGCGCGGGTTTACCGGTACAGTTTGGTGATTTCTCGTCTTTTCCTGTGATGATTGCCTTTATTGGTTTGGCCGTGATTATTGGTTTAGAGCGTTTGAAAGTGCCGGGCGGCATTCTGTTGGTGATTGTTGCGATTTCTGTATTAGGTTTGATCTTCGATCCGGCGGTCACTTATAAAGGCATGAGCTCGATGCCATCCTTAGTGGCAAAAGATGGTACCTCACTGATTTTCAGTCTGGACATTATGGGCGCCCTTCAACTGACGGTTCTGCCGAGCATTCTGGCGTTAGTCATGACCGCGGTGTTTGACGCAACCGGGACTATCCGTGCTGTTGCCGGTCAGGCTAACCTGCTGGATAAAGAGGGGCAGATCATCAACGGTGGTCGCGCGCTGACGACGGACTCCGTTAGCAGCATGTTATCGGGTCTGGTTGGGGCATCTCCTGCTGCCGTCTATATTGAATCAGCTGCCGGTACCGCGGCGGGTGGGCGCACTGGGTTAACGGCGCTGGTGGTTGGTGTACTGTTCCTGCTGCTGCTGTTTTTCTCTCCGTTAGCCGGTCTGGTACCGGGTTATGCCACCGCACCTGCGTTAATGTATGTGGGTTTACTGATGCTGAGTAACGTTGCCCGTCTGGACTTTGACGATTTCGTTGATGCGATGGCAGGGTTGATTTGTGCGGTATTTATCGTATTAACTACCAATATTGTAACCGGTATTATGCTGGGCTTCGCCTCGCTGGTGATTGGGCGTATCTGCTCAGGTGAGTGGAGAAAGCTGAATATCAGTATTGTGTTAATTGCTGCTGCGTTGGTCACTTTCTACGTTGGCGGTTGGGCGATCTAA
- the fis gene encoding DNA-binding transcriptional regulator Fis, whose protein sequence is MFEQRVNSDVLTVATVNSQDQVTQKPLRDSVKQALKNYFAQLNGQDVNDLYELVLAEVEQPLLDMVMQYTRGNQTRAATMMGINRGTLRKKLKKYGMN, encoded by the coding sequence ATGTTCGAACAACGCGTAAATTCTGACGTATTAACCGTCGCTACCGTAAATTCACAAGACCAGGTCACTCAAAAACCTCTGCGTGATTCGGTTAAACAGGCATTAAAGAACTACTTTGCTCAGCTTAACGGTCAAGACGTTAACGATCTTTATGAACTGGTACTGGCCGAAGTTGAACAACCTCTGTTGGATATGGTTATGCAGTACACTCGCGGTAACCAGACCCGCGCTGCAACCATGATGGGTATCAACCGTGGTACTCTGCGCAAGAAACTAAAAAAATACGGTATGAACTGA
- a CDS encoding RluA family pseudouridine synthase has product MSKIIDTFIAPPCRDKIEILYQDDHLVLINKPAGLLSLSGKNPQNLDSVHHRLVQIFPGCTLVHRLDFGTSGLMVIARNKAINASLCQQFSQRTVTKVYSALLCGHLDNNEGVIDAAIAKDPALFPLMSICAIHGKPARSCYQVVERFYHKLEDGALLPLTRVALTPETGRTHQLRIHCQQLGHPILGCDLYGGHRQLSPELTPRLMLHASELHFVHPVSEEWVKAHHASPF; this is encoded by the coding sequence ATGTCTAAGATTATCGATACCTTTATTGCCCCGCCGTGCCGTGACAAGATAGAGATTCTCTATCAGGACGATCATCTGGTGCTTATCAATAAACCTGCTGGGTTGCTCAGCCTCTCGGGGAAAAATCCGCAAAATCTCGATTCAGTGCATCATCGTCTGGTACAGATATTCCCCGGCTGTACTCTGGTCCACCGCCTTGATTTTGGTACGTCTGGGCTGATGGTGATTGCCCGTAATAAGGCCATAAATGCTTCCCTCTGCCAACAGTTCAGCCAGCGCACAGTGACCAAAGTGTATAGCGCACTGCTCTGCGGACATCTGGACAACAATGAAGGGGTGATAGATGCTGCGATTGCCAAAGACCCAGCGTTGTTCCCGCTGATGTCAATTTGCGCCATCCACGGCAAGCCCGCTCGTTCTTGCTATCAGGTCGTTGAGCGCTTTTATCATAAGTTGGAAGACGGGGCGTTACTGCCATTGACGCGGGTAGCGTTAACCCCAGAGACCGGACGGACTCATCAACTCCGCATTCACTGTCAGCAGTTGGGTCACCCTATTTTGGGCTGCGACCTGTATGGCGGGCACCGACAACTAAGCCCCGAATTGACGCCACGGCTGATGTTGCACGCCAGTGAGCTGCATTTTGTTCACCCCGTCAGCGAAGAGTGGGTCAAAGCCCATCATGCCAGCCCGTTCTGA
- the dusB gene encoding tRNA dihydrouridine synthase DusB, giving the protein MRIGNLQLTNRLIAAPMAGITDRPFRTMCYAMGAGMTVSEMLSSNPEVWRTDKSRLRMVHLDELGIRAVQIAGCDPEDMAAAARINVENGAQLIDINMGCPAKKVNRKLAGSALLQYPELVGKILSAVVNAVDVPVTLKIRTGWDPENRNCVEIAQLAERSGIQAITIHGRTRRCLFNGEAEYDSIRSVKQNVDIPVIANGDITDPHKARTVLDYTGADALMIGRAAQGRPWIFREIQHYLDTGELLPPMPLGEVERLLTSHVRELHDFYGQGKGLRIARKHVSWYLQEHAPNDQFRRTFNAIENANEQLDALGAYFEILPKQIEELTELCSNNA; this is encoded by the coding sequence ATGCGCATTGGTAACCTTCAGCTAACAAATCGTTTAATTGCCGCGCCAATGGCGGGAATAACAGATCGTCCTTTTAGAACGATGTGTTATGCGATGGGAGCTGGAATGACCGTTTCGGAAATGCTCTCTTCCAACCCGGAAGTTTGGCGTACCGATAAGTCGAGATTACGCATGGTACACCTTGATGAGCTCGGTATTCGGGCTGTTCAAATCGCCGGATGCGATCCGGAAGATATGGCGGCAGCGGCGCGCATCAATGTGGAAAACGGAGCACAGCTTATTGATATCAATATGGGCTGTCCGGCCAAAAAAGTTAACCGCAAGCTGGCAGGATCTGCACTGTTGCAGTATCCGGAGCTGGTTGGGAAGATCCTTAGTGCTGTGGTGAACGCCGTTGACGTTCCGGTCACATTAAAGATCCGCACCGGCTGGGATCCGGAAAACCGTAACTGTGTTGAAATTGCCCAACTGGCAGAACGCAGTGGTATTCAGGCCATTACCATACATGGACGTACTCGTCGTTGTTTATTCAACGGTGAGGCTGAATATGACAGCATTCGATCGGTTAAGCAGAACGTAGATATTCCGGTTATCGCTAACGGGGATATCACCGACCCGCATAAAGCCAGAACCGTTTTGGACTATACCGGAGCCGATGCTCTGATGATAGGACGAGCGGCTCAGGGAAGACCTTGGATCTTCCGGGAAATCCAGCATTATCTGGACACTGGGGAGCTGTTACCACCAATGCCACTCGGCGAAGTGGAACGCTTGTTAACCTCGCATGTGAGAGAATTGCACGACTTTTATGGTCAGGGCAAAGGACTCCGCATCGCACGTAAGCACGTCTCCTGGTACTTGCAGGAACATGCCCCAAATGACCAGTTTCGGCGCACCTTCAATGCAATCGAGAATGCCAATGAGCAACTGGATGCACTGGGGGCATATTTTGAAATTTTGCCTAAACAGATAGAAGAGCTAACAGAACTATGTTCGAACAACGCGTAA
- a CDS encoding cold-shock protein has protein sequence MAMNGTITTWFEDKGFGFIKDENGDNRYFHVIKVANPELIKKDAAVTFEPGTNNKGLSAHSVKVVPESKYIYIAGERLKLTSIKSYLVYSEEVSADRHIDKDNVVLSVGILMNSIRPKSAVKPDEMRTLKKLAITTFQGTTLIFSEDEIDVDATVKLLKV, from the coding sequence ATGGCGATGAATGGAACGATCACAACGTGGTTTGAAGATAAAGGTTTTGGATTTATCAAAGATGAAAACGGTGATAACCGTTATTTTCATGTGATTAAAGTCGCCAACCCTGAGCTGATTAAGAAAGATGCAGCAGTCACTTTCGAACCCGGCACGAATAACAAAGGTTTGTCAGCTCATTCAGTGAAAGTCGTACCGGAAAGCAAATACATCTATATCGCGGGTGAGCGTCTTAAACTTACATCTATCAAATCTTATCTGGTTTACAGCGAGGAAGTGTCAGCCGATCGCCATATTGATAAAGATAATGTGGTGTTGTCTGTGGGTATACTGATGAATAGTATCAGGCCGAAATCAGCCGTTAAACCTGATGAAATGCGTACGCTGAAAAAACTCGCGATCACCACCTTTCAGGGAACCACGTTAATCTTCTCGGAAGATGAGATAGACGTGGATGCTACGGTGAAGCTGCTCAAGGTCTGA
- a CDS encoding YhdT family protein, with the protein MDPRFLQAHKEARWAVWLTIAYLIAWTLAAYLPDSQQGITGLPHWFEMACLLIPLVFILLCWCMVRFVFRDIPLEDNNDAT; encoded by the coding sequence TTGGATCCTCGTTTTCTTCAAGCTCATAAAGAAGCGCGCTGGGCAGTGTGGCTAACCATAGCCTACCTGATAGCCTGGACGCTGGCGGCCTATTTGCCAGACTCCCAACAGGGAATAACCGGATTACCTCACTGGTTTGAGATGGCCTGTTTGCTGATTCCTCTGGTTTTTATTCTCTTATGCTGGTGTATGGTGCGCTTTGTTTTCCGGGATATTCCGCTGGAGGATAATAACGATGCAACTTGA
- a CDS encoding autotransporter outer membrane beta-barrel domain-containing protein, which produces MTSNLTGSVNSAIIAHPMLDNSSLIINPGVTLLANNNNASISIFGNNNVLLNNGTITAGRGLNLHFSNNTTIINNGSIIGLSSLYDGIYAGGTGMKIYNSADAVISGYIGIETLGPANTGTIINAGTITGTDGTAIKFAGANNAIILATSSVINGDIETEMASGNTLLLQGGINSTGTLVSSLTGSGFESLMVDAAGSTWTLQGTNIITGATTVQMGTLNAANAASLGTSAVGINAAGVLDLSFNGSSFSNSISNDGILVVSGHNDTLASNINGAGTNRITGANAAIAGNNGTFTGLWDIASGGSAAVTAQSNLGPASTQINGTLNLLPINGGFAYGNVLTGTGILHAVMATATDAFSFSPSAGTDFSGTVALGLGRFDLSGVNTAALTHAMLRIDSGNLTTVGNGNQTIDGLSFNGGTALFDASVLGAPSALTTITTTGPLDISGIGTVQAFIPSSFTNSSPTVNTELPLLQQDDAPVIKKLVIAQGSLIGSGGGLALIDQNGLPISNAQTLPIEQNSQTVAIGTYDYRMSSGSDGDGLYISYGLKTLDLFGTDVNALILTPAVNATGPATDMSAKITGTGDLAIEAGLGALVSLSNPLNDYTGATFARTGTLQFMAENVLGLSSHLDVFTNSVVDMNGRSQSVGALNSEAGAQIVISGASTLSITDSQRVSGDRYGGGIEANTLFGSGTISVADSTLHVNGTQPGFAGSLNIGNATEIIANAAAAFDAAQQIAFTHADGLFTFGSNAAVNSGWTAVPNGTSLASFVGEGTVRFQDAANVYIAGNNGLFSGVFDIAPGAVMHVDTQAALGSATISANGIFDAIANSDWQLATSVTGSGSVQKSGSSVLTVDQALSGFSGLTDITAGTLIAGDATMTGSLIGGNVHIASGAYLSGTGTVMGPVNNQGNIAALNALSGHGGDPVSNLAIGSLTNSGVIQLAGTTTGNTLTVTNGLTSNGGKLLINTELASDNAQTDRLILNGGTTSGTTSVIVRNTNGTGAATVTGIRIVETTNGAETGRDAFIVDPLSSGYRAGQGTLAIGAYDYSLLRGGTDGTGGNINDWYLSSFVNSSPDSTPTPFFRPEGGAYIDNRQTAQSMFLLTFRDREGQGLSAMQDNDRAAWARVIGYKTKAKAGSDSLSVESTTVATQIGVDLFDSIMPAGRFKTGAMVGFGRADIDSRSSVNSSMTADGNVDGSSVGAYATWMEDPKGSSGPYVDTWLQYGWFSNSVTGNGLASENYHANTFSASLEAGYGFGIAQSQNWHLSFEPQLQAIYQNYSASSFTETGGTRISFPDDNSVITRAGGRLQGMYDVEGGLIVRPYVEANWWHTPAKDGVKMNGDIIDWNKPANTAEAKLGIAGEHAKKWSFWVQVTGETGDRYYGYGGQVGGSFAW; this is translated from the coding sequence GTGACTTCCAATCTCACCGGTTCAGTAAATAGTGCCATCATTGCTCACCCTATGCTGGATAATAGCAGCCTGATTATCAATCCCGGCGTAACGTTGCTTGCAAATAATAATAATGCCTCCATTAGTATTTTTGGCAATAATAATGTGTTGCTCAATAACGGTACGATTACCGCAGGGCGCGGGTTGAACCTGCACTTCTCAAATAATACCACTATTATTAACAACGGCTCGATCATAGGTCTGTCATCTCTCTATGATGGCATTTATGCCGGTGGAACGGGCATGAAAATCTATAATAGTGCTGACGCTGTGATTTCGGGCTATATCGGGATTGAAACCCTCGGCCCAGCCAATACGGGAACAATCATTAACGCAGGTACTATTACTGGCACAGATGGTACGGCTATCAAATTTGCGGGGGCGAACAACGCGATTATTCTGGCAACGTCCTCTGTTATTAACGGCGATATTGAAACTGAGATGGCTTCTGGCAATACCCTCCTACTTCAGGGCGGTATCAACAGCACAGGGACTCTGGTCAGTTCGCTCACGGGAAGCGGTTTTGAAAGCCTGATGGTGGATGCCGCCGGCTCAACTTGGACGCTTCAGGGCACCAATATTATTACCGGTGCAACGACGGTACAAATGGGAACGCTCAATGCCGCCAATGCAGCATCGCTTGGTACCAGTGCTGTTGGTATCAATGCGGCTGGCGTTCTGGATTTGAGCTTCAACGGCAGCTCTTTTAGCAATAGTATAAGCAATGACGGTATCTTGGTCGTCTCTGGTCATAACGACACGTTAGCCAGCAATATCAATGGCGCTGGCACCAACCGGATTACAGGGGCTAATGCCGCCATTGCCGGTAATAATGGTACTTTCACCGGTCTATGGGATATCGCGTCTGGTGGTTCCGCCGCCGTTACGGCCCAGAGTAATCTTGGCCCGGCATCGACGCAAATAAATGGAACGCTTAATCTATTGCCAATAAACGGCGGCTTTGCTTACGGTAATGTGCTAACCGGCACCGGTATTTTGCATGCGGTGATGGCTACGGCAACGGACGCATTCAGCTTTAGCCCATCCGCCGGTACGGATTTTAGCGGAACTGTCGCACTTGGACTTGGCCGTTTTGATCTTTCCGGTGTTAATACGGCGGCTCTGACTCATGCTATGTTACGCATCGACAGTGGGAATCTAACGACGGTTGGTAATGGCAATCAGACCATTGATGGTCTTTCGTTCAACGGGGGGACGGCCCTGTTTGATGCTTCTGTCCTCGGAGCCCCGAGTGCGCTGACGACCATCACCACAACCGGCCCTCTTGATATTTCCGGTATTGGCACGGTGCAGGCGTTTATCCCAAGCAGCTTTACCAACAGTTCACCGACCGTGAATACTGAACTGCCACTGCTTCAGCAGGATGATGCACCCGTCATCAAAAAATTGGTCATCGCACAAGGCTCTCTCATTGGCTCAGGCGGTGGGCTCGCATTAATCGACCAGAACGGCTTGCCGATTTCCAATGCACAGACGCTCCCGATTGAGCAAAATAGCCAGACTGTCGCCATCGGTACTTACGATTATCGTATGTCCTCTGGCAGCGATGGCGACGGGCTCTATATTAGTTATGGTCTGAAAACCTTGGATCTGTTCGGCACCGATGTTAATGCCCTGATCCTCACGCCTGCGGTCAACGCGACCGGCCCAGCCACCGATATGTCGGCAAAAATTACCGGCACGGGTGACCTTGCTATCGAGGCAGGCCTTGGTGCGCTGGTCTCGCTTTCTAATCCGCTGAATGACTATACGGGCGCAACCTTCGCTCGTACCGGTACGCTACAGTTTATGGCGGAGAATGTGCTTGGGCTCAGCTCCCATCTTGACGTATTTACCAACTCCGTTGTGGATATGAATGGTCGTTCACAATCAGTAGGTGCCCTTAACTCGGAGGCTGGTGCTCAAATTGTCATTTCAGGTGCTTCTACGCTATCTATCACGGACAGCCAACGGGTAAGCGGTGACCGTTATGGCGGCGGTATTGAAGCCAATACGCTTTTCGGCTCTGGCACCATTAGCGTAGCTGACAGTACTCTCCATGTTAATGGCACGCAGCCGGGTTTTGCCGGAAGCTTGAATATTGGTAATGCCACCGAAATCATTGCCAATGCGGCAGCCGCTTTTGATGCTGCCCAGCAAATTGCCTTTACCCATGCTGATGGTCTATTCACCTTTGGCAGCAATGCAGCCGTTAATAGCGGTTGGACAGCGGTTCCAAACGGTACCTCGTTAGCCTCTTTTGTTGGTGAGGGAACGGTGCGGTTTCAGGATGCTGCCAATGTATACATTGCTGGTAACAATGGCCTGTTCAGCGGGGTATTCGATATAGCCCCCGGAGCAGTGATGCATGTTGATACTCAGGCCGCGCTGGGCAGTGCGACAATCAGCGCTAACGGTATTTTCGACGCTATTGCTAATAGCGACTGGCAGCTAGCGACCTCGGTCACCGGGTCGGGCAGCGTTCAGAAAAGCGGATCCTCTGTCCTGACGGTGGATCAGGCACTGTCGGGTTTCTCTGGTCTAACGGATATTACGGCGGGCACCTTGATTGCAGGTGATGCGACCATGACGGGTAGTCTCATCGGAGGCAATGTACATATTGCTTCGGGCGCTTATCTTTCCGGCACGGGTACCGTCATGGGGCCCGTCAATAACCAAGGGAACATTGCTGCGCTGAACGCTCTTTCTGGACATGGCGGTGACCCGGTCTCCAACCTGGCTATCGGTTCATTAACCAATAGCGGGGTGATTCAGCTTGCGGGTACGACCACCGGAAATACTCTTACCGTTACCAACGGTTTGACCTCCAACGGCGGCAAATTGCTTATCAACACAGAGCTGGCATCGGATAATGCACAGACCGATAGGCTCATTCTGAATGGAGGTACCACATCCGGTACCACATCGGTCATCGTCAGAAATACGAATGGAACCGGTGCGGCTACCGTCACCGGCATCAGAATCGTGGAAACGACCAATGGGGCGGAGACTGGACGTGATGCTTTCATCGTGGATCCTCTCTCTAGTGGTTATCGCGCAGGGCAGGGCACATTGGCTATCGGCGCTTATGATTACTCTTTGCTGCGTGGCGGCACTGATGGCACTGGCGGTAATATCAATGATTGGTACTTGAGTTCATTCGTAAATTCCTCACCGGATTCCACCCCAACACCGTTTTTCCGTCCTGAGGGCGGTGCTTATATTGATAACAGACAAACGGCTCAATCCATGTTTCTGTTGACCTTCCGCGATAGAGAGGGGCAAGGCTTAAGCGCCATGCAAGACAACGATCGGGCAGCATGGGCGCGGGTGATAGGGTATAAAACCAAGGCGAAAGCCGGTTCCGATTCGCTGTCTGTCGAGTCGACGACCGTCGCCACTCAAATTGGCGTGGATTTGTTTGACTCCATCATGCCGGCGGGGCGTTTTAAAACCGGGGCGATGGTCGGTTTTGGCCGGGCTGATATCGATTCCCGATCGAGTGTGAACAGTTCCATGACGGCCGACGGGAATGTTGACGGCAGCAGCGTTGGTGCTTACGCAACTTGGATGGAGGATCCCAAAGGGAGTAGCGGCCCTTATGTGGATACGTGGCTGCAATATGGCTGGTTCTCAAACTCGGTAACCGGTAATGGTCTGGCATCGGAAAATTATCATGCCAATACCTTCTCGGCTTCTCTTGAAGCGGGTTACGGTTTCGGTATTGCCCAGTCGCAAAACTGGCACTTATCTTTTGAACCGCAACTTCAGGCCATCTACCAAAACTACAGTGCCAGTTCCTTTACTGAAACCGGCGGAACGCGCATAAGCTTTCCCGATGACAATAGTGTTATCACGCGTGCGGGTGGACGGCTCCAAGGTATGTATGATGTAGAAGGCGGGTTAATCGTACGCCCTTATGTTGAAGCCAACTGGTGGCATACCCCAGCAAAAGACGGCGTTAAGATGAACGGTGACATCATCGATTGGAACAAACCTGCTAATACTGCCGAAGCTAAACTGGGCATCGCTGGCGAACATGCTAAAAAATGGTCATTCTGGGTACAAGTGACAGGTGAAACTGGCGATCGTTATTACGGCTATGGCGGGCAAGTTGGAGGATCATTCGCGTGGTAG
- the panF gene encoding sodium/pantothenate symporter has translation MQLDIVLPLVAYLVLVFGLSIYAYTKRQKGNFLNDYFLGDRSMGGFILAMTLTATYISASSFIGGPGAAYKYGLGWVLLAMIQLPAVWLSLGVLGKKFAILARRYNAVTLNDVLYARYKSKTLVWFASISLLLAFIGAMTVQFIGGARLLETAAGVPYDIGLLIFGVTIALYTAFGGFRASVLNDALQGMVMLIGAILLLIAVIYAAGGLGTAVDKLQQIDPKLLSPTGVDDFLSLPFMASFWILVCFGVIGLPHTAVRCIAYKDSKAVHRGIIIGTIIVAILMFSMHLAGALGRAILPDLTIPDQVIPTLMIKVLPPMAAGIFLAAPLAAIMSTINAQLLQSAATLIKDLYLSLKPEQASNERRLARISSSVTFILGLLLILAAWRPPEMIIWWNLLAFGGLEAVFLWPLVLGLYWERANAQGALCSMVCGAVCYAVLATLKIQIFDLHPIVPALSIGIITFLIGNKLGERSVSAPVIPAK, from the coding sequence ATGCAACTTGATATTGTTCTGCCTCTGGTAGCCTATCTGGTGCTGGTGTTTGGGCTGTCGATTTACGCCTATACCAAACGTCAGAAAGGAAATTTTCTTAACGACTATTTCCTTGGCGATCGTTCCATGGGCGGATTTATTCTGGCAATGACCCTGACAGCTACCTATATCAGCGCCAGTTCGTTTATCGGTGGCCCCGGTGCCGCCTATAAGTACGGGCTGGGCTGGGTACTATTAGCCATGATTCAGTTGCCTGCGGTCTGGCTGTCACTCGGGGTATTGGGCAAAAAATTTGCCATTTTGGCCCGGCGTTACAACGCCGTAACCTTGAACGACGTGTTGTATGCCCGTTACAAAAGCAAAACGCTAGTCTGGTTTGCCAGCATCAGTTTGCTGTTAGCCTTTATTGGTGCAATGACGGTGCAGTTTATCGGTGGTGCGCGACTGCTGGAGACCGCCGCGGGAGTACCTTATGACATCGGTCTGTTGATCTTTGGTGTAACCATTGCGTTGTATACTGCTTTCGGTGGTTTCCGCGCCAGCGTATTAAATGATGCGCTGCAAGGGATGGTGATGTTGATTGGCGCCATTCTGCTTCTGATTGCAGTAATCTATGCCGCCGGGGGATTAGGTACCGCAGTAGATAAACTACAACAAATCGATCCTAAGCTGTTATCACCAACCGGAGTCGATGACTTTTTGTCCCTGCCGTTTATGGCGTCCTTCTGGATATTGGTCTGTTTTGGCGTCATTGGCTTACCACACACGGCGGTACGCTGTATTGCCTATAAAGACAGTAAAGCGGTACATCGCGGTATTATCATCGGTACCATCATCGTTGCTATTCTGATGTTCAGCATGCATTTGGCGGGGGCTTTAGGACGGGCTATTTTGCCTGACCTGACGATTCCCGACCAAGTGATCCCAACGCTGATGATAAAAGTTCTACCACCTATGGCCGCCGGTATTTTTCTAGCAGCACCGCTGGCGGCGATTATGTCCACCATTAATGCCCAGTTGCTTCAGTCAGCGGCGACGTTAATCAAAGACCTTTACCTCAGCCTAAAACCAGAACAGGCCAGCAATGAACGCCGTCTGGCGCGCATATCCAGCAGTGTGACCTTTATACTGGGACTGTTACTGATTCTGGCAGCCTGGCGCCCACCGGAAATGATTATCTGGTGGAACCTGTTAGCCTTTGGCGGGTTAGAGGCCGTATTCCTGTGGCCATTAGTCTTAGGTTTATACTGGGAGCGCGCTAATGCTCAGGGAGCGCTGTGCTCAATGGTTTGCGGTGCCGTGTGCTACGCAGTATTGGCCACCTTGAAAATCCAAATTTTTGACCTTCATCCTATCGTTCCGGCCTTAAGCATCGGCATTATTACCTTCCTGATAGGTAATAAACTGGGTGAACGTTCGGTCAGTGCACCGGTAATACCGGCAAAATAA
- the prmA gene encoding 50S ribosomal protein L11 methyltransferase produces the protein MPWIQLKLNTTGDKAEEIGDALVESGAVSVTFQDTHDVPVFEPLPGETRLWGDTDVIGLYDAETEMKQVVAMLEYNPLLGNSFVHKIEQLEDKDWEREWMDNFHPMRFGERLWICPSWREVPDANAVNVMLDPGLAFGTGTHPTTALCLQWLDSLDLAGKTVIDFGCGSGILAIAALKLGAAKAIGIDIDPQAIQASRDNAQRNGVSERLSLYLAKDQPENLLADVVVANILAGPLRELAPIISQLPVVGGHLGLSGVLATQAEGVTQAYQAMFQLDPVAEKEEWCRITGVKTHAN, from the coding sequence ATGCCTTGGATACAGCTAAAATTAAATACCACCGGTGATAAAGCGGAAGAGATTGGTGATGCACTGGTTGAGAGCGGTGCGGTTTCTGTCACTTTTCAGGATACCCACGACGTACCGGTTTTTGAGCCGCTACCGGGAGAGACCCGCCTGTGGGGTGATACCGACGTTATTGGCCTGTATGATGCAGAAACAGAGATGAAGCAAGTGGTTGCCATGCTGGAATACAACCCACTATTGGGCAACAGTTTTGTTCATAAAATCGAACAGTTGGAAGATAAAGACTGGGAGCGGGAATGGATGGATAACTTCCACCCAATGCGCTTTGGTGAACGGCTGTGGATCTGCCCAAGCTGGCGCGAAGTTCCTGATGCGAATGCAGTCAATGTGATGCTTGACCCAGGTTTGGCGTTCGGTACCGGTACTCACCCTACCACGGCACTTTGCTTGCAGTGGTTAGACAGCCTAGATCTGGCCGGTAAAACGGTGATCGATTTCGGCTGCGGCTCCGGTATCTTAGCCATCGCCGCCCTTAAATTAGGGGCAGCAAAAGCCATTGGAATTGATATCGATCCACAGGCCATTCAGGCCAGTCGCGATAACGCGCAACGTAACGGTGTCTCTGAACGCTTATCCCTCTATTTAGCGAAGGATCAACCTGAAAACCTGCTGGCCGACGTTGTGGTTGCTAACATCCTTGCTGGCCCGTTGAGAGAACTGGCACCGATTATCAGCCAACTGCCCGTGGTTGGCGGACACTTGGGCCTATCAGGCGTGCTAGCCACGCAAGCGGAAGGGGTGACTCAGGCTTATCAGGCCATGTTCCAACTCGACCCTGTTGCGGAAAAGGAAGAGTGGTGCCGTATCACCGGTGTAAAAACTCACGCTAACTGA